The following proteins come from a genomic window of Hymenobacter canadensis:
- a CDS encoding DUF4136 domain-containing protein, with the protein MSHIPRFFSRPAAMLALGSALVLGVSGCATSSRVGVTSDYDHSVNFRAYKTWSWYPTQTKDTEGGPAQGYQSFLDKRIRTAVEREMTAKGLTYAETSPDLYIAYSAKVEDKQQANYGGMGPYGYPYGGYGYYGGLYGRGNTFVTNYKAGTVIIDFVDVRRKELAWRGQGQAQVDKQTISEPEVYRIVNSILGTYPPQGPEGPNASR; encoded by the coding sequence ATGTCTCATATCCCTCGTTTTTTCAGCCGGCCGGCGGCTATGCTGGCCCTGGGCTCGGCGCTGGTGCTGGGCGTTTCGGGCTGCGCTACCTCGTCGCGAGTGGGCGTCACGTCCGACTACGACCATTCGGTGAACTTCCGGGCCTACAAAACCTGGTCGTGGTACCCGACGCAGACCAAGGACACCGAAGGCGGCCCCGCCCAGGGCTACCAGTCGTTTCTGGATAAGCGTATCCGCACGGCCGTGGAGCGCGAAATGACCGCCAAGGGCCTCACCTACGCCGAAACCTCGCCCGACCTCTACATTGCCTATTCGGCCAAGGTGGAAGACAAGCAGCAGGCCAACTACGGAGGCATGGGCCCTTATGGCTACCCATATGGCGGCTACGGCTACTACGGCGGCCTCTACGGCCGCGGCAACACCTTCGTCACCAATTACAAAGCTGGCACGGTCATCATCGACTTCGTGGACGTGCGCCGCAAGGAGCTGGCATGGCGCGGCCAGGGCCAAGCGCAGGTAGACAAACAGACCATTTCGGAGCCTGAAGTGTACCGCATTGTCAACAGCATCCTGGGCACCTACCCGCCGCAGGGCCCAGAAGGCCCCAATGCCAGCCGGTAA